One genomic segment of Balneolaceae bacterium includes these proteins:
- a CDS encoding SUMF1/EgtB/PvdO family nonheme iron enzyme, translated as MIKKLFVITLLLGLSGCALFQPTIREKLLPMEMTKVEGGTFLMGDSFERENDDSLPLHKVTLDDFYIGTYEVTYEQYDAFAKATERPLPRDDDRGRGKRAVIYVTWEDALAFCNAYGYRLPTEQEWEYAARSGGLHQLYAGTSNPDSLDHYARHLENSGPYAYLVGTKQPNELGLYDMSGNVSEYVGDYYPFYKTNPDSIQYYPLDERAMRVVRGGSFNSEDVTLRTYWRVGVLGDLEDHTVGFRCAVSEKE; from the coding sequence ATGATTAAGAAGTTATTTGTGATCACACTCTTGCTGGGCCTATCGGGATGTGCGCTATTTCAACCGACTATAAGAGAGAAGCTCCTTCCAATGGAGATGACAAAAGTTGAGGGAGGTACATTTTTGATGGGAGATAGTTTCGAACGAGAAAATGACGATTCACTTCCTCTGCACAAAGTCACTCTTGATGATTTTTACATCGGAACGTATGAAGTAACCTACGAGCAGTATGATGCTTTTGCTAAAGCAACAGAACGGCCGCTGCCAAGAGATGATGATCGTGGAAGAGGGAAGCGGGCGGTGATTTATGTCACGTGGGAAGACGCGCTTGCTTTTTGCAATGCTTACGGCTATCGGCTCCCGACGGAACAGGAGTGGGAATATGCTGCAAGATCGGGTGGATTACATCAGCTTTATGCGGGTACCTCGAACCCAGACAGCCTTGACCATTATGCCCGGCATCTTGAAAACAGTGGTCCTTACGCTTACCTGGTTGGTACGAAACAGCCAAATGAATTGGGTTTGTATGATATGAGCGGAAACGTATCGGAGTATGTTGGAGATTACTACCCTTTCTATAAAACAAACCCCGATTCCATTCAATATTATCCCCTCGATGAACGAGCGATGCGTGTAGTGCGGGGTGGAAGTTTTAACAGCGAAGACGTAACTCTCCGCACCTATTGGCGTGTTGGCGTTCTCGGTGATCTCGAAGACCACACCGTGGGTTTTCGATGTGCTGTTTCTGAGAAGGAATAG
- a CDS encoding M14 family zinc carboxypeptidase: protein MKNKFLAFIVLFIIPVSAFCQVELDYYLPDDVEFNPEIPTPEEVIGHQVGEWHITHDKLVNYMYAVAEASDRVTIEEYARSYEDRPLLILTITSPENHSRIEQIKQNQLALTVADQSGDVDVENQPVVINIGNSIHGNEPSGANSSMLSAYYFAAAHDEKIENILENSVILLDPSFNPDGLNRFATWVNMHKSITTTTDPADREYNERWPSGRTNHYWFDLNRDWMPVQHPESRGRIAKFHEWRPNILTDHHEMGSNSTFFFQPGIPSRTHPLTPQINQDLTGQIAEFHADALDEIQSLYYSKESFDDFYYGKGSTYPDLFGTIGILFEQASSRGHAQETDHGVLRFPFHHSESVYNGTFYG, encoded by the coding sequence ATGAAAAACAAGTTTTTAGCATTCATTGTACTATTCATTATTCCTGTTTCTGCATTCTGCCAGGTTGAGTTGGACTATTATCTCCCCGACGATGTTGAGTTCAACCCGGAAATCCCCACACCTGAAGAAGTCATTGGCCACCAGGTTGGCGAGTGGCATATCACACATGACAAGCTGGTAAACTATATGTACGCCGTAGCCGAGGCATCCGACCGAGTGACGATTGAAGAGTATGCACGATCCTATGAAGACCGGCCGCTTTTGATTTTGACAATCACCTCGCCCGAAAATCATTCACGAATCGAGCAAATCAAACAGAATCAATTGGCGTTGACGGTGGCCGATCAATCCGGTGATGTAGATGTTGAAAATCAACCCGTAGTTATAAATATCGGCAATAGCATTCATGGTAATGAGCCAAGCGGGGCAAACTCCTCCATGCTTTCTGCTTATTATTTTGCTGCTGCCCATGATGAAAAGATTGAGAATATTTTAGAGAACTCGGTCATTTTACTTGATCCGTCTTTCAACCCCGATGGGCTCAACCGTTTTGCCACATGGGTGAATATGCACAAAAGCATAACAACCACAACCGATCCCGCCGACCGCGAATACAATGAACGATGGCCAAGCGGACGAACCAATCACTATTGGTTTGATTTGAATCGCGACTGGATGCCCGTTCAACATCCCGAAAGCCGCGGACGTATCGCAAAATTTCACGAATGGCGACCCAATATTTTAACAGATCACCATGAGATGGGATCGAACTCCACGTTCTTTTTCCAGCCGGGAATTCCATCCAGAACGCACCCGCTAACGCCTCAAATCAACCAGGATTTAACAGGACAAATTGCGGAATTTCATGCCGATGCACTCGACGAGATCCAGAGTCTCTACTACTCCAAAGAATCCTTTGATGACTTCTACTATGGAAAAGGATCTACCTATCCCGACCTGTTTGGAACGATTGGAATCCTCTTTGAGCAGGCCAGTTCGCGTGGTCATGCCCAGGAAACCGATCACGGAGTTCTGAGGTTTCCGTTTCACCATTCGGAATCAGTTTACAACGGCACTTTCTACGGTTGA
- a CDS encoding VOC family protein — MKISGILETCLYAEDLERAKSFYSALPGIEFLSEEQGRHIFFRCNGSMLLIFNPNHTAREQTEVDGQQIPLHGSKGEGHIAFSIDENNLEEWRQFLMDNQIPIESEVTWPNGSVSLYFRDPAGNSLELVSPSIWQ; from the coding sequence ATGAAAATTTCAGGAATCCTTGAAACCTGTTTGTATGCCGAAGATTTGGAAAGAGCCAAATCATTTTATTCAGCATTACCGGGAATAGAGTTTCTATCAGAAGAGCAGGGACGACATATCTTTTTCCGCTGTAACGGGAGCATGCTTTTAATATTCAATCCAAATCACACCGCCAGAGAACAAACAGAGGTCGATGGTCAACAGATTCCTCTTCACGGCAGTAAGGGAGAGGGTCATATCGCTTTTTCAATTGACGAAAATAACCTGGAAGAGTGGAGGCAGTTTCTCATGGATAATCAGATTCCCATTGAATCGGAGGTTACCTGGCCGAATGGTTCTGTGTCACTCTATTTTCGAGATCCCGCGGGGAATAGTCTGGAACTGGTAAGCCCCTCAATTTGGCAGTAA
- a CDS encoding MarR family transcriptional regulator, with the protein MHSAANLFSREITRHFDSYFEEFDLATSYAELLLILQDRVELSQNDLAEEMNLAPSTITRFVNKLVKKDLVEKKKVGRTAMITLSRKGQGISPALKKSFENAVKDLKSTLGDKYVHTTNELLLHGVHLLQEEK; encoded by the coding sequence ATGCACTCAGCAGCCAATTTATTCAGCCGGGAAATAACCCGTCATTTTGATTCTTACTTTGAAGAGTTCGATTTAGCGACCTCATATGCAGAACTTCTTTTGATCCTGCAAGATCGGGTTGAACTCTCCCAAAACGATCTCGCCGAAGAGATGAATCTTGCTCCTTCAACCATCACGAGATTTGTAAATAAGCTTGTAAAAAAAGATTTGGTTGAAAAAAAGAAGGTGGGCAGAACTGCAATGATTACGCTGAGCCGTAAAGGACAAGGCATATCCCCTGCTCTTAAAAAGAGCTTTGAAAATGCTGTCAAAGACTTAAAAAGCACTCTTGGCGATAAATATGTACATACAACTAACGAGCTTCTGTTGCACGGAGTTCATCTTTTACAGGAAGAGAAATAA
- a CDS encoding segregation/condensation protein A: MYRVQLKNFEGPLDLLLFFIKRDELNIYDIPISHITHEFLEYIRLMEELDLDVASEFIYMASMLMSIKARMMLPFEGDEEEELDEDDPRYELVQKLLEYKRYKEMAEKMTIIDEETQKKYYRGYPKADEVEKQATGEALKDVTLFDLMGAFRKVLADIKRQHTYHKVEKVSVTVEEQEEYVLQTLQEHGRRSFIEICLELNNKSVVVVTFLAILEMLKEQQINLFIENDDPTQFFIDLKPVDEIIGEGNNVSESA; encoded by the coding sequence ATGTACAGAGTTCAGCTAAAAAATTTCGAAGGTCCTCTTGATCTGCTTCTCTTTTTCATCAAAAGAGATGAGCTGAATATCTACGACATTCCCATCTCACACATTACCCACGAATTCCTCGAATATATCCGCCTGATGGAGGAACTGGATCTTGATGTGGCCAGCGAATTCATTTACATGGCCAGCATGCTGATGTCCATTAAAGCCAGGATGATGCTTCCGTTTGAAGGCGACGAGGAGGAGGAACTGGATGAGGACGATCCGAGGTACGAGCTGGTACAGAAACTGCTGGAATACAAGCGGTATAAGGAGATGGCGGAGAAGATGACCATCATCGACGAAGAAACTCAGAAAAAGTATTACCGTGGATATCCCAAAGCAGATGAGGTGGAAAAACAAGCTACTGGCGAAGCTCTCAAAGATGTTACCCTTTTTGATTTGATGGGAGCCTTCCGAAAAGTTTTAGCAGATATTAAACGCCAGCACACCTATCATAAAGTAGAGAAAGTTAGCGTTACAGTAGAGGAGCAGGAAGAATATGTGTTGCAAACACTGCAGGAACATGGACGTCGTTCATTTATTGAGATCTGTTTAGAATTAAACAACAAGTCGGTTGTAGTGGTCACATTTCTTGCTATTCTTGAAATGCTCAAAGAACAACAAATAAACCTGTTTATTGAAAACGATGATCCTACCCAATTTTTTATCGACCTGAAACCGGTGGATGAAATTATCGGTGAGGGCAACAATGTTAGCGAATCAGCATGA
- a CDS encoding M20/M25/M40 family metallo-hydrolase, with amino-acid sequence MLNFINLSSLQPKGEDGTYFQPFELNATVTDSLVYNTYRADSGDTLFVNQSVEVKNSNTEFVRGIGGAGPIEGDIVFGGFGVDDSLNGVRNLDGDAIANNWVLIFEQIPYVVDDDTLVSTNYTGRDRLITLIRDYGARGILLIPDQTENEFNEMAAMNSQTISVPENLELAYRGGGRGSYTPPYAYTFISPEFAAEILNVDNEQGLEELRQNTVENLQNFRSEKTSYYLEYTPYEGQKTIETNNVLAYFEGADPELKDEVVVVMGHYDHVGLGSPNEEGDYIYNGADDNGSGTAGLMAIANTFQEAAQDGYKPKRSILFLHVSAEESGLLGSRYYSDHPVIPIEQTVAALNTDMISRSDPEHIEDGNTDYVYLIGGEIISSQLDSLVQDANQKSVNMTLDRGYNDLNDPNQFYRRSDHWNFGRLRVPFVFFFTGVHEDYHQPSDHIEDVDFEKFPRVVQLIYNSAVNIANFEGRPQVDNEEFIEITSEQSR; translated from the coding sequence TTGCTGAATTTTATCAATCTATCAAGTTTACAGCCCAAAGGAGAAGATGGCACCTATTTTCAGCCCTTTGAATTAAACGCCACGGTTACTGACAGCCTCGTATATAATACATATCGGGCAGATAGCGGCGACACATTGTTTGTCAACCAGAGTGTGGAAGTCAAAAATTCCAACACTGAATTTGTACGGGGTATCGGTGGGGCCGGGCCTATTGAAGGAGATATAGTATTTGGGGGATTTGGCGTAGATGACTCTTTGAACGGCGTAAGAAACCTGGATGGAGATGCCATCGCCAATAATTGGGTCTTAATTTTTGAACAGATCCCCTATGTTGTAGATGATGATACGTTGGTCAGCACAAATTACACAGGCAGAGATCGGCTTATCACACTTATCCGGGACTACGGAGCCCGAGGTATTTTGTTGATTCCGGATCAGACCGAAAACGAGTTCAATGAAATGGCTGCGATGAATTCTCAAACCATCAGTGTACCTGAGAATCTTGAACTGGCCTATCGCGGCGGCGGACGGGGTTCCTACACACCACCTTATGCCTACACATTCATCAGCCCGGAATTTGCAGCTGAAATTTTGAACGTTGACAATGAGCAGGGATTAGAAGAGCTTAGACAAAATACGGTTGAAAACCTGCAGAATTTTCGTTCTGAAAAAACATCGTATTACCTGGAATACACCCCGTATGAGGGACAAAAAACGATCGAGACAAATAACGTTCTGGCCTATTTCGAGGGTGCAGATCCCGAATTAAAAGATGAGGTTGTGGTGGTTATGGGCCATTACGATCACGTTGGACTCGGATCACCAAACGAAGAGGGTGATTACATCTACAATGGGGCAGATGATAACGGCAGCGGAACGGCAGGACTGATGGCCATTGCCAATACATTTCAAGAAGCGGCTCAAGATGGTTACAAGCCCAAACGAAGTATCCTGTTTTTACACGTTTCAGCTGAGGAATCCGGGCTGCTGGGTTCACGTTACTATTCCGATCATCCCGTTATTCCAATCGAGCAAACGGTTGCTGCACTCAACACAGATATGATCAGCCGCAGTGATCCTGAACATATTGAAGACGGCAATACCGATTATGTGTACCTGATTGGCGGAGAAATTATCTCATCACAATTAGACAGCCTGGTTCAGGATGCCAATCAAAAAAGTGTCAACATGACGTTGGACCGCGGATATAACGACCTGAATGATCCCAACCAGTTTTACCGGCGGAGTGACCACTGGAACTTTGGGCGGTTGCGAGTTCCGTTTGTCTTTTTCTTTACAGGTGTTCACGAAGATTATCATCAGCCCTCCGATCATATAGAGGACGTGGATTTCGAAAAATTTCCCAGAGTCGTTCAGTTGATTTATAATTCCGCCGTAAACATTGCGAACTTTGAGGGACGCCCACAGGTGGATAATGAAGAGTTTATTGAGATTACAAGTGAACAGTCACGGTAG